The following are from one region of the Patescibacteria group bacterium genome:
- a CDS encoding TrbC/VirB2 family protein gives MSKWTKKISIALFVMLLAVTLLPVGPAAATTTNFGLEYAGNLGLQNTNPKNLIVNVIQVALGFLGLIAVIIIIVGGFYWMTAGGNDEKVTTGRKYIVNGIIGLVIILAAYGITSWVITTLNTEVLT, from the coding sequence ATGAGCAAATGGACTAAGAAAATAAGCATCGCCCTTTTTGTGATGCTTCTGGCCGTCACCTTGTTGCCGGTCGGGCCGGCCGCGGCGACGACAACTAATTTCGGCCTTGAATACGCCGGGAACCTTGGACTTCAAAACACCAACCCGAAGAACCTGATCGTTAATGTTATCCAGGTGGCCTTGGGGTTTCTTGGGCTGATAGCGGTAATAATCATCATAGTCGGCGGGTTTTATTGGATGACGGCTGGCGGCAATGATGAAAAAGTTACGACCGGAAGAAAATATATAGTTAACGGCATTATCGGCCTGGTAATAATTTTAGCGGCTTACGGAATTACTTCCTGGGTAATTACCACCTTAAACACCGAAGTTCTTACATAA
- a CDS encoding pilin, with amino-acid sequence MKNFLLKILFACLIFFPSSCLAASFLNSNLSGDIKNFAQNTATYGGYETGGTVSIGSVIAAILTGFYAILGLIFVILIVLAGFKYLNARGDEKKTQEALDQIRHAVIGLVIIVAAYVITYFVFYYLPWSGGVGNPSGG; translated from the coding sequence ATGAAAAATTTTCTGTTAAAAATTTTATTCGCCTGCCTCATATTTTTTCCGTCCTCCTGCCTCGCCGCGTCCTTTCTTAATAGCAATTTAAGCGGAGATATAAAAAATTTCGCCCAAAATACTGCTACTTACGGAGGATATGAAACCGGCGGGACAGTAAGCATAGGTTCGGTAATCGCGGCGATCTTAACCGGGTTTTACGCGATTTTAGGCTTGATATTCGTTATTTTGATCGTTTTAGCCGGCTTCAAATATTTAAACGCCCGGGGTGACGAGAAGAAAACCCAGGAGGCCCTAGACCAAATCCGCCATGCGGTAATCGGACTGGTAATAATAGTCGCCGCATACGTAATTACCTATTTTGTTTTCTATTATCTTCCCTGGAGCGGAGGTGTAGGAAACCCTAGTGGAGGATAG